CCGCCGCCGTGACTCCAGACTGGTCTACGTCGTTGACGATGAGACCCGGCTTCTTGGCGTGGTGAGCTGCGCCGATCTGCTGCGCTGCGCCATGCCCTTTTTCGTGGATGCCAATCTGGCCAAGGCCCTGCCCGAAGACGCCTCGGTGATCTGCCAGGGATTTGGCGCTTGCGCCGGCAAGACGGCGGCCGAGGTCATGGTCCGCGAAGTCGTGTCCGTAGCGCCCGACGAGACGCTTTTTGCGGCCGAGGCCCTGTTTGCCGAGGGCAAGTTCCATGCGTTGCCGGTCGTCGATGCCGCCGGCCGGGTGGTTGGCGAAATCACCCGTCGGCGCATCCTCGACTACCTGGCCGGCTTTTGCGGCCTGTAACGCGGAGAATCCCTCATGTTCTGGATCGCCACCGCCATTTTTGTCGCGGCCTATGTCGTCATTGTCTCCGAAAAGATCAACAAGACAAAAGTGGCCCTTTTTGGCGCGGCCTTAACGCTGGCCACCAAGGTGCTCACCCAGCACGACGCCTTCCACGACGTAGATCTGGGCGTGGACTGGAACGTGATCTTTCTGCTCATCTCCATGATGATCATGGTCAACATCATGACCAAGACCGGCGTCTTCCAGTACGTGGCGGTCAAATCGGCCAAAATCGGCCGGGGCGAGCCCTTTGCCATCATGGTCATTTTCGCCGTGGTCACGGCCATAGCCTCGGCCTTTTTGGACAACGTCACCACGGTGCTGCTGCTGGCCCCGGTGACGCTGCTCGTGGCCGAGGAGCTGGAAATCGACCCGGTGCCCTTTCTCATCACCGAGGCCCTGGCCTCCAACATCGGCGGCACGGCCACACTCATCGGCGACCCGCCAAACATCATGATCGCCTCCAAGGCCGGCCTGGATTTCATGGATTTCGTCATCCATCTCACCCCGGCCATCATCGTGGTCATGGCGGCCTGGATGCTGGCCTGGAAAGTCATCTTCGGCAAACGCCTCACGGTCGGCGCGGCCC
This sequence is a window from Desulfovibrio sp. TomC. Protein-coding genes within it:
- a CDS encoding CBS domain-containing protein, which gives rise to MRVREMMRDSLATVGPDAPFATLVAAHRRRDSRLVYVVDDETRLLGVVSCADLLRCAMPFFVDANLAKALPEDASVICQGFGACAGKTAAEVMVREVVSVAPDETLFAAEALFAEGKFHALPVVDAAGRVVGEITRRRILDYLAGFCGL